The Neofelis nebulosa isolate mNeoNeb1 chromosome 1, mNeoNeb1.pri, whole genome shotgun sequence sequence ccactcgtgctctgtctctccctgtctcaaaaataaaacattaaaaaatttttttttttttttaaagattccctGCGTGTAAATCTAGGATGAAAAGTCTTTTAATAGTCACAGAATTTTCTGAAGTTCACTGAGGAAGACCTTGTATTTcttcgtttttttaaatttttttttttaacgtttatttatttttgagacagagagagacagagcacaaacgggggagggtcagagagggggagacacagaatccgaaacaggctccaggctctgagccgtcagcacagagcccgacgcggggctcgaactcatgggccgtgagatcgtgacctgagctgaagtcggccgcttaaccgactgagccacccaggcgcccctagaccttGTATTTCTTACACGTAGTAGACTAGCTGTTAGTACTCAGCGTTTTcattgtaaataaacatttagggaaCACGGCATAAGGTGTGTGAGTTTTCTGAACATTTAAACCTTGGACTTTTGAGGACTAGCCACACGTAGATACTAACTTCTTTATGGAAACTTTTTTCTGGAACTCAGTTCCCATCCGTGTCTTCTTAAGCACAGTTGCCTGAACGTATTGACACTTTTTGCTGACTCACGTTCGGTTATGAACCGCGTAGATTAGCAACACTAACTTCAGGGTCTGGTTTCTAAGTTATTGTACTTGGGTGTTCCTCCCTTGTTTGATAGAACCTGTCTACTGAGCACCTTGTATTTGCCAGGCCCTGGCCTTCCCCATGGGGAGGTGCTATGGGTAGAAAAAACAGTTCTTCCTCTCACAGGGTTTCTTTCCTGAGTGATGTGGGTGCAGCCGGCTGAGGCCAGGGAATGAGCCGCCTCATGTGGCCCCTTCTCGCCCAGCACTCTCCCCaagccctgcctcccctccccggTGTGgcattgttgggggggggggggggcttcgtGTATGACAAGACCCAGGAGCACTTACTTGAGTGTTTTCTGTCTTCCTAGTAATTATTCTTTCTCGCTTTATCCCTGGTTTTGCCATAGTGCAGAGATGATGGGGAACGCGGAGCTGGCCCCAGAAGTGGATGTCAGCATCCTGGAGCCTTTGCTTTCTCCAGATGTGGTCTCTGAGCTGCTTGACACATACATGTCGACTCTCACTGTGAGTAGGTGCTGTGTGGTCCCGAGCCAGGCTGTGTCCCTCACGTAGACGACGATGTGGGCTCTCTGGGTCACGCTGCCGTCACCGAAGCCAGTGGGcaagagaaggcaggggagagacCTGTTTTGATGTTGGCTTCCTCAGGATGTGCAGGCTCTGTTTCTGAGAAGTTGGGTCTCGAAGTGCACGTGGCCGGTTAGATGAAGAGGGCGGCTTGTCCTCTGGCCACTGGGTCTGGAGGTTGAGGTACGTGTTTGAACCTCCTCCGGCTGGAGTGAGGAGTGAGCCTGTCCTACCCCTGGAGGCTTCGGGAGGCCCCGGATGTCCTGCTGATGGGCAGTGGTGCCAGCCAGCCTCTTAGAGCTGAGCCCTGGAGTGGGAGGGTGGTGGCAGTTGGGGACCAGATGCCGCCCAAGACCCCCAGGTGGCCTGGGGTGACAGGAGGAGGTCAGGGTCTGCTTCCTTGGACAAGGTGAGCCCGAGTAGCAGATAGCATTCTGACTGAGGTGCTGAGCAGGGTGGGGTCTGTGTCCTGAAGTGACAGTGCTGGTGTGCGGGTCTTCGTGGACGGGTCTGCTGGGAGCATGGCGGCCTTTGTGCTTCTGTGTACTTCTGaccggcctggcctggcctgcagTGAGGTTCTCGCCCAGAAGGTTGTCTGTGGAGGCCCCACCTGCCATGGTGGTGGCTTGTGGCACGGCTCGTGTGGGAACGGGGACTCCCGGGACCCTGAGTTTGGTTTCTGCTGCTGCACCCCTGAAGAGAGGACATTGCCTTGCTTCAGAAGGACctgttcttctcttctttctctgtgatGCTGGACTTCTTTTAGTCAAACATAATTGCCTGGCTGCGGAAAGCACTAGAAACAGACAAGAAAGACTGGCTGAAAGAGACGGAGCCCGAAGCTGACCAAGACGGGTACTACCAGACGACACTCCCTGCCATCGTCTTCCAGGTACTGTCGCACCATCGAGGGTCATTCCTGGGCTGTCCATGGGCTCTGTGGGTGCTGCAGATCAGCATGAAGCCGCCCCTGTAGTAAAGACAGAGGGAGCCCCACCTCGTACTTCAGGCCCTTCTCCGTCTGAAGCAGTTGTGCCCACAGTTGCTTTAGCTTCCGTAAGGTTCGGATTTGAACTGGAACCTAATTGCGTGTTATTTGCGTATGGTGCTCAGATAGGAGTTTGCTTTTTGACGTTTCCTCATGTTGGAAATGTCCAAGATTTGTCTTCATAAATGCCGCCTGATTGAACATCGCCTGATGGATTTGGGAAGGGGTCCTTTATGTTTTGGCCATAATCATGCCTTCTTATGATTACTTTTTGATGCTTGGCACTTGCTGGCGCCCTCCAGCTTCTTTCCTGTCGGCTTTTCTTCCTGGAGGAAGCTTTCTGGCAGGAGGGGGGCTGAGCCGTGTTCTGACACTTGTGTGGGACCGTATCAGTGGCATGTGCTAGGGCACCAGCTGGGCACAAGTAAGCGATGTGGGCGTCTGTCTCTGGGTGACAGCGTCAGCATCCGATGGGGCCCCACCCTTTCCCTTATTTTGGAAACTGGTGTCCTGACAGGCCTCGTGTGCAACAGGCCTGGAGTTGGCTTGGCCGTGtggcctttctctgtctctgtacaTCTGCCTCCCCTCAGTCCAGTGTATACCCTTCTAACTCTTCGTAAGGAATCCCCGTGGCAAATCATAGCCCAACCCCGGGCACCCGTGTGACCCCAGCCACACCCAGCCTCCCTGTCTGGGGAGCATATACATTTCCCTCTTTGTGGAGACCAGCCTGTTTGCAGGTAATTAGGAAGTGATTCACTTGGTTTTTTTCTATCTAGTGAGAAAGTTGTTTGActaactttgttatttttcaagcggtttcattttttttttcctggatgtgGACTGTAACTACCAATTGGCAGATAGGGGTTTTATGTAATGGGAAACTCTTGTGAGTTTATATGACAATTGATAAGTTCTCCAATTTTTAGATGTTTGAACAGAATCTCCAAGTTGCTGCTCAGATAAGTGAAGACCTGAAAACAAAGGTACTAGTTCTGTGTCTTCAGCAAATGAATTCTTTCCTGAGCAGGTATGTATTTTTGCCAGCGTGCGGATTTAGAAAGTGTatgttttcaaaacttaaaagcaaaattttgatCCCGATGCGCCTGGTGTTAAAAAATGCTTGAAGCCCGGATTTGCTATAGTGACCTTTGTTATTTTGAAACAAGCCTTTTCTTACTGTCTTCCTTCGGAATGGACTGTGCCATTTTCCTGAGAGTCTGGACGGGTCCGCTGGGCAGTGAGGTCTCCTGGGCAGCGAGGTCAGGGCCGCGTCATTAGAGTCTCCTCCAGACGCGTCCTTCCTGTTGCCTGAACTGCCCCTGGCCCAGGAGGGGGAGACTCCTTCGGTGGTGGCTGCACATTCCATCACTGGGATCGGCCCTCCCGGGGGTCTCGGGGTGTGTTTCCaggacccctccctccctctgcattGTTCACAAAGGAGATTTTCAAACCTCTACAGAATTAGAAAGGTGTAAAAACCTCAACCCGTCATCCGTCTTCAAAAGCTGTCCCTTTAGAGCCCCCGTCACCTCATCTGTACACCCCGAGGactttaaagcaaatcccagacatccaGGCACCTCATTTCCTGCGTTCTTATCTCACTGGAGGGCCATCAACCCACGTACACATGAGCATCCTTTCTTGGGATCATCTGACACCAAATTTGTATTTGGGTCCCCCCGTCCCCCTGTTGATCCAGGAAAACCTCTTTCAAGTTACATATTCAGACGGGGTAGCGGCAGGGTCTGCAGTGCGAGGTCTCGGGTCCTCGAGTGCGGCCTGGCCCCTCTTTCAGCCACTGGCCTGTGGACACGTGTCAGATTATCTCACAGTGCCTAACCCTGACTGCCATCCACCTGCCAACCACGTGTTGGCTCCAAAGGCTGTGGGTTTCATCTTTATCACCTTGCCCTTTGGCAAGAAGCCCGCACAGGCAGTGTGTACACGAGGAGATGCACGTCCCTGTGTCCTCTGCTGGCTCAGGCGCCGACAGCTGGGCCCCTCACTGAGAGTCCCCGTCAGTCACCCCCCTGCGCATCATGGCCTTATTTAGTCCTTTTGTTAGCAGAAAGAGGAAACTTTCCTCATCAGCCTCAGAAGCTTGATTACCTGAACCACATGTCGGACAGAAAAGCAGAATAAATGCTTAATTATTTCTCTGTAATTGGCAGTTTTCAGTTTGCTTCTTTCTTGAGGTCTTTTAAACGTACATACGGTACGTTGTGCCATTCTACTCCTGTACGTGTTGGGGAATCTCTGtaacaaattcagaaataaagCGTGTAGTGATCTCACTTGCTTGTTTTCTTGACCTCaaatgagttatttatttttgagtaatttaTTGGTTCTTCAGAAAGTGAAATTTTATCTAATATTTGATAATGTTCTCAACACTATCGTATGCATTTCTAGGCAAGTTGTATGTCCGATGAAATAATAATTTCCCATTTActcagaaatatttctaaatatttgtgtaatGAGAATACTGAACCATATTTTAAAGCCCGAGAGAAGATTTATCTTCAAGAGTCCGTTTAAAGTGATCAGCTTCCCTGGTCTTACAGATCATCCCAAAACTCAACCTTATTCGTAAAGACTTGCCTGCTCAGGTGTCAGCGGTGCCAGATGTATTTATGAGGTGTGATGTCAGCGTGGCGCCCGGCACACCCACCTGCCCCTCGACTGATGTTTACTGGGGGCTGTGTGTTCCAGATACAAGGACGAAACCCAGTCGTACAAAGAACAACACCTGAGGGACCGGCAGCACCCGCACTGCTACGTGCAGTACGTGATCGCCATCATCAACAACTGCCAGACCTTTAAGTAAGTGACCGTGGACAGGGCGGCCCAGAAACAACAGAGGAGCGGGTAAGGGCGCTCGGCCACTTCACGGAGCCGTAACTGTTGCCTCGTAGAGAATCCATAGTCAGTTTAAAGAGGAAGTACTTGAAAAGTGACGTGGAAGCAGGCGTGtctctgagccagccaagcatgGACGGGATTCTGGACGCCATTGCGAAGGAAGGCTGTGGCAGCCTGCTGGAGGAGGTCTTCCTGGACCTGGAGGTGGGAGCCGCTTCTTTGCCGTTTCGTTTCTAGGCTGAACACGGGGCTCCCGTCCTGTGTGCCCTCGGGGACACGCACCCAGCTGACACTCGACTTCACCTCTCCCACTGTCAAAGGGCTTTTTCCCTCTCTGACGTACGCCTTGTACGACAGAGGCCCAGGTTTGGGGCCCTTCCAAGGTACAGCTGAGCAGAGACCCCGTGAACTGTGAGGAGACTCAGTGGGGGCAAGTGTGCAGACGGATTACATTCATTAGCGAGTTCTTGAAACCAGAACCAAATTGAGAATATGTGCACACTGCCCACGCATCACGTAGACCAGTCTCAGCTTTaagtgaaaacacaaaacaagccATTAACAAAGTGCGTTTCGCATCACATCTGAGGGATAATACACCGAGAACAGCAAGTCAGGTTAGAGGGCTTGGCATTATCTAGATATGTTCGCAGAAACCAGAATATATTGAACAAACTAAAACTGTGATCGATCTCAGGTCCTGCTGGGAAGGGAGTAGCTGGAAAGGAGTTTTTGGGGTGATTGGTGGGATTGTTTTGTGAGGTCTGTAACTTTCTTGAAAATGGCgtagaaaacagatgaaatgtATACgtttgaaatcatttcaaaataaagtaacaaCTCTAAGAGAAAAGTAAAGGATGACCAAGTTTCACAGAAAAGGGTTTTTACAAGTGTcctaaatacaaaacaaaattgccTATCTCCCTGACCTTCAGGATATGCAAATGCAAGCCAAGTGGTATCTGTTGCTTAGCGGGACAGCAAGGGTTAAACACGGCAGTACCTGTCCGTGTTGTCGCCGGCCTGGGGACAGACGTGCAGACAGCAGTTTCTGGAGGGCTACTGACGCTTCACTTGGCACACTTGTGGACTGAGTTACGCTCTTGGGGTTTCACCTGCAGAAACACAAATTCGTCGCAGCCTTCTTTGTAATTGCCAAGTGTGAAAAACTGTAAGTGTCCGTCAGGCTGGGGTAAATAAGTTGCAGAGTATCAAGCAATAAATGCACGTGAATGTTAAAGGCAGCACGTGTACTGCAGGCGTGCGTAGAGGACGCAGCCCAGCACAACGGTCACGTGCGGCGTCCACCTCCCGCAGCTAAGGTACGCGTTCGCGGATCGCGGGCCAGTGGGGTTTCCCGTGAGTGTGTCTGCTGTCACAGAACGGCACCAAGGCTCTGAGCACCTTCCTCCCGATACACATGACTTGGGGACAGCGTCCAAGTGACgtttttctctgtccttcactTTTCAGCAACATCTCAGTGAGCTGATGACGAGGAAGTGGCTGTTGGGGTCCAACGCCGTGGACACCATTTGTGTTACCGTGGAAGACTATTTCAATGACTTTGCCAAAATTAAAAAGCCGTATAAAAAGGTAAGGGCACGGGCACAGCCACTTGGTGTTGGCGTGTGCTCACCTGCACGTTGGAGCCCACATGGCATCTCGTGTGGAACTCAGTGTCCAGTTCTTCTGTGACTGGGTGTTCACAGGTGGTTTCAATAACCCGAGGCAGGGAGGACACATCAGCGTCTAAAGGGGTTTCTGTTGTTCCTTTAGCCTTACTGCCTCCTGGCACCCCACCAAACCGTCTTTGGCACAAGGCCACACACCCAGGCAGTGCTCGTGGTGGGGACCTCTGGCAGGGAGGGTGGAGGCAGTGGCTGTGGACCAGGGTGAAGCAGCCGTTCCCTCTCCGGATCCCCGTCCCGGGCACAGGCAGCCTGGCTGTGTTTCCACTCCGGCAGAGGCCCAAGGGTTCTTCCCCGTGCGGCCGGGCCCTGCGAGGACCTGGGAGCCCTGCTGCAGATGGGCGAAGGAAGGAGCCGTGTGCCCGAGCCCCCGTGACCCTCGGCCGTCTGCATGAAGTCCTCCTGCAGGGCCCGGGCGtctctcctcactccctcctcGTGTGTCCTGCCAGGGCGTTGGGCCGTGTTTGTGTACTGTAAAAAGTGATACATTTTAAGAAGTTTGCTTCTGGCTTGTGGAAGTGGTTTTAATACACTGACCTCACGTTCAGATATTGTAAAACTTTGTGAGCGTTTCTAGGATTTGTCTCTGGACCCTTTCAGACCTGTACGTATGTGGTTGTGTCATTTTAACAGAGACACTGTTTTCGTTTCTGGTCCTCGCACCTTTCGTGTCTTCCTGTCCTGCTGCGTTGGCTGGGACCCAGTATAGCCCTTGTCTAAGGACTAATTTTACAGGGAATTCTCGTGACTCAGCCACTAAAAGTGATACCTGTAGGGAGGCCCGGTGGTTGGAACCCCCGACTGACCGCTCCCCTCGCCTGCCAGGAAGCCTCTGGCCGGTCAGAGGTTGGCGTGCAGCCCTCTCGTCCGTTGCTTGCACAGATTTTGGTTCCACTGTTTACTTCCGTAAACATCTGTTGTGTCGATGGAATGCCGGTGTCTGGCAAGTGCTGTGTGCAGGCCTCCGGATGGTAGATGGGTCTTGTCTGGACGGCTCCTCTCGGGCGGCTGGCGGGCGCGTGTCTCGTGAGAGAACCTTGTTTCCGGTTTCCTTTCACCACTTAGTGGAAAGCACCATAGAGAATGGGGTGGTGGTTCAGCGAGGTGATGCAGTGGAAACCTCGGATGTGCACCTGCTGGAGGGTTCTGCCGGCGATTGGCGAGGGCTCGCCCGCCCGGGTCTCCACAGAGGGTGGACCTCCGCAGGGACCTCGCTGACCCTGGGTCTGCCCGCAGAGGATGACGGCAGAGGCGCAGCGGCGCGTGGTGCTGGAGTACCTGCGGGCTGTCATGCAGAAGCGCATCTCCTTCCGCAGCGCAGAGGAGCGCAAGGAGGGCGCAGAGAGGATGGTCCGGGAGGCCGCGCAGCTCCGCCACCTGTTCCGGAAGCTGGCCTCCGTGAGTGCCGCCTGGGCCCCGAGGCTTTCTCattgtccccacccccagggccatAGGCCAGTTGGTCAGGGACCGGGTGACCTGTCGGTCCCTCTTGTGTGGACGGGAAGGTCTGGTGGACCCTGTGGCTGAGGCTTCATGCACTGGGGCGTGGCTTCTAGACCCTTGCGGGGCAGCGCTAGCCAGACGCTGGCCTGACCCTCATGGGCAGTCCTGGGCTCACTCCCTGTCGACTGTCCCCGCCCTCCTGCCGGCAGCACCGCCATCGAGTGCTTGGTGAGGGCTCCACTGTGGATCCTGAGCTGGCTCCAGAGCCACCTACATAGGAGGTggggagccagccaggcggcctCTGCCAAAGTGAGGGCTTGACAGAGACTCGTCAGGGGTCCCCCTTTGTGGCCCTCAGCCGCTGGCGCCCTGTCTTCCAGGGTTTGGGGGAGGATGCGGATGGGTACTGTGACACCATCACTGCCGTCGCAGAAGTTATTAAGCTGACAGACCCGTCTCTTCTCTATCTGGAAGTCTCCACGCTGGTCAGCAAATACCCAGACATCAGGTAAGGGCCAGTGTGCCTTCCTGTTCCAGCTAGAATTCATGGCACAGAGCAGTAGGCTCATTCCTAGGGTCACTGGGAAGATGGGAGAGCCTGGCCGTCAGGTGTGAGCGCcactggggggggtggggcggggggtctGGGCTCCTGTGGGGACAGACTGGGGGGCGACCGCCAAGAGTAGATGGACTGCAGAGAACAGCAgtgtctctgtgcctcccctggcCCTCCACAGGCCCTGGAGCCCACAGGCCCCCAACATGGGACGCGTCTCCTGGGGTCAGCACCAGTGAACAGGTGGGGCGTCGGTCACGCTCTGTTTGCTGGGGAAGGTGCACAGCAAGGTGGCTTCAGGAAGCTCCTCTTGTGCTCCTGGGTTCAGAGAAGAGGGGACACGTGCCACACTCGACCAAGACACTCGGCCAGTGTCTTCCCTTTCTGCCAGTGCTCTGGGCTTCAAGCAGGAGGGCCTGGTGGTCCTGTCCTCCCCAGGGTCCTCCTGCTCTAGGCAGGCAGTCCATTAAAGATTTAGGAGAACAGAGTCTAGAAAGCTTTGTGCTTGTAGCTTAAGAAACGGCCACAGTGAGAGGAGAACTCTGGTTTCTCTGCTGTTACGAGTGGTTTGCAGCTGTCCAGCCCCCTCTGGGGCCTTGGGGTTGGCTGAGCCAGGCGTGGGGAGAGCACTGGGGGAGTTTGAGTCGGGCCTGGGGGCCAGTGGCTGTGTGTGCACCCCTGACGCAGCCCTGGTGTCCCCACATCCACAGGGATGACCACATCGGTGCACTGCTGGCCATGCGGGGGGACACCAGCCGGGACATGAAGCAGACCATCATCGAGACGCTGGAGCAGGGCCCGACGCAGGCAAACCCGAACTACGTGCCCATCTTCAAGGAGATCGTGGTCCCCAGTCTGAACGTGGCGAAGCTCCTCAAGTAGCCCGTGGGCCCCAGCCTCGCTGTGGCGCTGTGCCCGTCCCCCACCCGTGGCCCCGGCCTTGTGACGCTGTGCCCGTCCCCCACCCTTGGAAATGCGTGGCGGCCAGAGGGACATGAGGCGCCCAGGTCCCGCATGCCTGCCTCTGGTGGGACCGCGCCCGTGGCTTCTTGATGAGTGAGCTCTCTGATGGCCATGGCTCTTCTGGTTGTCTCCTCTCTTGTCCTTTGAGGGGGCCTCATGGTGCCTGTCCCCCTTAACCCCTGGGTCTCCCCTCATTTCTGCACGGTGTAAACACCTCCAAAACTCTGCCGCTCAATAAAAGAGTCTGAACTCTTGCAGGAAAATGAAGACTTCCTGGTTGTGAAGGGTTTCTTCCTCGGGGTGACCTGGTAAGGTTCCAGGGCCCGGAAGCTAGTTTCTGGTTGACACGTGTGCAGCCCAGGGACGTGCGTCAGCCCGGACCAGGGGGCCTGTGTTCCGCAGCTCTGCGTGGAGCCCCCTCGTGCTGAGAGTCCTACCGGGTGAGGTTGGACAGGCGTCCCTCTGGTCCGCCCTCCCGCAGGAACAAGCCTGGCACCTGTGGGTATGGCCGGGCAGGTCCTCGCTGGAGACGTCGTGAGCGTCAGGTCTGACAGACTCGAAGTGAACGTGAACGTTTATCTGGTGCGCGCTTCAGGGTCTGTGCTTACGCCTGACACGGGATCCCGTAGACCCCCGTTGTGTAACCATCTCCACGGCAACTGCTTCAGCAGTGGCTTCGTTTGCACATTAGTCTTTAATCTCACGACAGATTAACAAAGAAGCCACGTCAGAGTGAACGGCAGGGCCTTGTATGTGGGGTGTGAAGGGTCCTGACCCTTCCCCACGCTGCCGTTCGCCAAGGGGGTTCCTCAGATGCGCCGTGCGGTGCCGGCCACGATGAGGGACGGGGTGTTGCCCTGCTCCCCCGCCCTCGCGTCAGGGGCCCAGGGACTGCAGACCCCTCGGGAGTGCGGCGGGGGCTGCTCTGAGCAGCCGCGTCTGAGTCTCTGGGACGTGGGcttcccttcctctccagccACGTTCAAGGTGCAAAGCTGGTAACCGCCTTTATTTCCTCTTcgcaagataaaaaaaattcacacgtAGGACTTTTTCCGGAAGGAACCCACGCCTAAACGGGATGAAATAACTAAACATGGGATGCACTTCCTAGAACCGTTACTGGTTCAGGAGAGGCGTAACTTTTCGACAAATGTGTAGTAACGCCCTGTCTCTTCGTGTACATGCTAAGTATGACGTCTTCATGCCTGCGTGGAGCAAGTGCCCAATGCTTTTTGAGCGCATACAGTGAAGAGTTAACGATCGTTAGTTATTGTCCgtatgataataaaaatacatctatttttcCACCAGCTGAGAGAATTTTCACTTCATGTTACTTTGGAGCAAACATCCGGGGTGAATCTTCACACGATGACAGCAGACCCCAGTGGTGCACATGGTTCTGGCCGGTCCCCTGCCCTGATCGTGTGATGGTCACTCCGGTGTCCGCGgtccctgctcactcacacctGCTTCCAGGATGCCTGCGGCGATGGTGGGCTGAGCATTGGCTGCCTGAAGTGAATGCCAGTTGCCGGCGCGTCCCAAACCCTGGGGACTCGTGGTTTTGAAGGCAGCACTTTGGCCAGGATGTGGTGGGAGTGGTGGGGACAGCAGAGGGCCGCGTCCTGGTGGTTGGGTGACACCCGGGGGAGGGTCACCTCCAGGCCAGTTGGTGCCAAGCGTCCATTGGGGAAAGTGGGCTTAACGGGACAGCAGCCTCCAGCCAGTACCGGAAACAGGTTCGCGTCGGGCCACTGCAGACTCGCTGAGTCTCGGGGCCGCTCTCTTGCTGTTCAGTTGGAAGAAGGTGCGTCCAGGGAGGAAATTTCCTTGATCTCAAGTTTCATTCACAGGGCTCCTGGTTTGTTTGACTGGGGTGCAGTCTTGCGAGCTGATGCTCACCTGGGGTGCTGTCCCTCTCGAGTCCGCCACTGTACCGCCCAAACAGCTGTGACCCCAAAACATGGAGCCTGGAAGCACGGACACTTCTTTCTGTCCAGAGGAAATCTTCCAGGGAGGGTGGGCCACGTGGGGGCTTCTGgctgccccaccctccctcctgcgTGGGGCGCCCGTCAGCCAGGCATGCCACGGGGACACCAGTGCCACCTGGGAGGAGACGCGGGACTCGGCGAGGAGAAGCCCAGAGATGGGTTCCCTGGACAGCCGGTCTGGGAGAGTGCAGGTGGGGCCCTGACGGACATGGGTGGGGTCAGGTGGCGTCCCTCCAAGCCCCGGAACACCAGACGCTGCAGAGGCCAGAGGACTCCCCTATGGGACTGGACAAGCgaggccctgcccacacctggaTTTCTCGGTTATAAGGCAACACGTCTATAGTATTACGGCGGTCCTAGAACCCACACTCCTTGAGACCATCCTATCAGGTTTGAAATGGCTGTAAATTTACAATAAGAGGTTagatttttcttacaaaaaaagtATCTATGGACTCAGCATTGGTGtgccattttcttttataataaacatctaaaattttaactattaaaaGATGTGTTTGTGCCACAAGACTTCAAGGATGACCTGGGGGGGTGAGatccacctggggtggggggggctccacctggtgggggcaggaggcaggagccaCCTGGGAGGGGCTCCACCTGGTGGGGGGCAAGGCAGGAGCCACCTGGGGGATGAGATCCACCTGGGAGGGCCTCCACCTagtggagggggaggcaggatcTGCCTGGGAGGGGCTCCACctggtggagggggaggcaggatcCACCTGAGGGCTCCACCTGGTGGGGGGTGAGGCAGGagccacctgggggggggggcttcacctggtaggagggggaggcaggagccaCCTGGGAGGGTGAGATCCACCTGGAAGGAGCCCGTccggtggggggaggcaggagccaCCTGGGTGGGTGAGATCCACGTGGGAGGGGCTCCacctggtgggggcaggaggcaggatcCACCTGGGGGAGGTGAGATCCACCTGAGAGGGGCTCCATCCACCTGGTGggggggaagaggcaggagcCACCTGGGAGGGGCTCCACCTGGTTGGGGGCGAGGCAGGAGCCACCTGGGGGGGGTGAGATCCACCTGGGAGGGACTCCACCTagtggagggggaggcaggagccaCCAGGGGCAGTGAGATCCACCTGGGAGGGGGGCTCCACctggtggagggggaggcaggatcCACCTGGGGGGGGCTCTGCCTGGTGGGGGGTGAGGCAGGAGCCACCTGGGGGGGGGCTTCACCTGGTAGGAGGGGGAGGTAGGAGCCACCTGGGTGGGTGAGATCCACCTGGGAGGGGCTCCCCCTGGTGGAGGGGGAGGCAAGAGCCATCTGGGAGGGGCCCCacctggtgggggcaggaggcaggagccaCCTGGGAGGGGCTCCACCTGGTGGGGGGCGAGGCAGGGGCCACCTGGGGGGGTGAGATCCACCTGGGAGGGGCTCCACCTGGTGGGGGGCAAGGCAGGAGCCACCTGGGGGGGTGAGATCCACCTGGGAGGGGCTCTACCTGGTGGGGTGAGGTAGGatccacctggggggggggggtgagagcCACCTGGGAGGGCCTCCACCTagtggaggaggaggcaggatcTGCCTGGGAGGGGCTCCACCtggtggaggggggggcaggATCCACCTGGGAGGGCTCCACCTGGTGGGGGGTGAGGCAGGAGCCATGGGGGGGGGCTTCACCTGGtaggagggggaggcaggagccaCCTGGGAGGGTGAGATCCACCTGGAAGGGGCCCCAccggtggggggaggcaggagcc is a genomic window containing:
- the EXOC3 gene encoding exocyst complex component 3 isoform X1, whose amino-acid sequence is MKETDREAVATAVQRVAGMLQRPDQLDKVEQYRRREARKKASVEARLKAAIQSQLDGVRTGLSQLHSALNDVTDIQRSLADVSRDWRQSINTVESLKDVKDAVVRHSQLAAAVENLKNIFSVPEIVRETQDLIEQGALLQAHRKLMDLECSRDGLMYEQYRMDSGNTRDMTLIHGYFGSTQGLSDELAKQLWMVLQRSLVTVRRDPTLLVSVVRIIEREEKIDRRILDRKKQTGFVPPGRPKNWKEKMFAILDRTVTTRIEGTQADTRESDKMWLVRHLEIIRKYVLDDLIVAKNLMVQCFPPHYEIFRNLLSMYHQALSTRMQELASEDLEANEIVSLLTWVLNTYTSAEMMGNAELAPEVDVSILEPLLSPDVVSELLDTYMSTLTSNIIAWLRKALETDKKDWLKETEPEADQDGYYQTTLPAIVFQMFEQNLQVAAQISEDLKTKVLVLCLQQMNSFLSRYKDETQSYKEQHLRDRQHPHCYVQYVIAIINNCQTFKESIVSLKRKYLKSDVEAGVSLSQPSMDGILDAIAKEGCGSLLEEVFLDLEQHLSELMTRKWLLGSNAVDTICVTVEDYFNDFAKIKKPYKKRMTAEAQRRVVLEYLRAVMQKRISFRSAEERKEGAERMVREAAQLRHLFRKLASGLGEDADGYCDTITAVAEVIKLTDPSLLYLEVSTLVSKYPDIRDDHIGALLAMRGDTSRDMKQTIIETLEQGPTQANPNYVPIFKEIVVPSLNVAKLLK